One region of Gemmatimonadota bacterium genomic DNA includes:
- the map gene encoding type I methionyl aminopeptidase: protein MIVLRTDRELDLMIEANRIVGLVHRTLKPLVKVGTTTRELDSVAEDVIRSHGAEPAFKGYKGYPAASCISINEQVVHGIPGSRKLIDGDIVSIDIGVKLRGYYGDQAITRVVGNISEREKELLEVTREALFKGIEQAVAGKRLSDICGAVQNWVEQFGFSVVRQFVGHGIGRRLHEEPAVPNYVPPERNPRLRKGMVLAIEPMVNLGTHEVVVADDGWTASAADGLPSAHFEHVVAITRGEPRILTMFEEDIDA, encoded by the coding sequence GTGATTGTATTGCGAACAGATCGAGAGCTGGATTTGATGATTGAGGCAAACCGCATTGTGGGGCTGGTGCATCGCACACTCAAGCCGCTTGTCAAGGTGGGAACGACGACCAGAGAACTGGATAGCGTGGCCGAAGATGTGATTCGGTCACACGGCGCAGAACCCGCATTTAAGGGCTATAAGGGGTATCCCGCAGCGAGTTGTATTTCTATTAACGAACAGGTCGTACACGGGATTCCCGGATCGCGGAAGTTGATAGATGGCGATATTGTTAGCATTGATATTGGAGTGAAATTGCGAGGCTACTACGGCGATCAGGCGATTACGCGCGTTGTTGGCAATATTTCAGAGCGGGAAAAAGAATTGCTGGAGGTGACGCGAGAAGCTCTGTTTAAGGGGATTGAGCAAGCGGTTGCCGGGAAACGCCTGAGTGATATTTGCGGTGCGGTACAAAACTGGGTCGAGCAATTTGGTTTTTCTGTTGTGCGGCAATTTGTAGGGCATGGCATTGGGCGCAGATTGCACGAAGAACCCGCCGTGCCCAATTATGTGCCCCCAGAGCGCAATCCTCGTTTGCGAAAGGGGATGGTACTCGCCATTGAGCCGATGGTCAATTTGGGAACGCATGAAGTTGTGGTGGCAGATGACGGGTGGACGGCATCGGCGGCTGATGGGTTGCCTTCGGCGCATTTTGAACATGTGGTAGCAATTACACGTGGAGAACCCAGGATTTTGACGATGTTCGAGGAAGATATCGATGCGTAA